The Erigeron canadensis isolate Cc75 chromosome 1, C_canadensis_v1, whole genome shotgun sequence genome segment CTTGGACCCAGATTACGCCGAGTATCTCAAGGGCCGTTGTCCCCATCCAGTACCAGACCCGAACGCAGTGGAATATGTAAGGACCGACCTAAAAACACCAATGACCTTAGACAACATGTACTACAAGAACCTCATGGAAAATAAGGGACTCCTCTTAGTTGATCTAACAACTCCTATTGAATCCAATTACATCTCCATATGTCAAAAAAATGGCAGCTGATAACGATTACTTTATCGATCAGTTTTCCAAAGCTCTTATTATTTTATCAGAAAACAACCCGATAACTGAGGAGACTGGCGAGGTTCGTAAAGATTGTCGCTTTGTAAACAGTAAATAATAAAAGTTCCATCAGATTAATATAGGATGTGTAATTTCTGAAGTTTTGTTATCGCCTACAAAAATAAACTTtgtaacattatatattaattggTGGTTTAACAACTACTCTTTTCTTGATTATGTTcaaaggttttaggtaaaagaaaacaactattaaagtaaacaaatgaAACATTAAGTTTCTCTTTATTGcgtatcatgaaaatcatcgtgcatcaatatatatttgtatttcataaattttcGTGCATCAAATTTACCAtgatttaagggtcaagatcttatcttatttgttttactttaatacttattttataataaccaaCCTCTATGTTCTAATTAAGGAATTGAAgatcatatataaaatatataatgattaCCAAAACGAATCTAAATATGTTTGTGATCATATCCTTTTACTTCATTATTGGAGGTTTATCAACTCTTCTTTTAATTATGTTCTGACTAAGAACGTATCTACATAACATACGTGTAATATGTTGTAATACTTCATTATTCAAAcaatataaatcatttttaGATAATTGTTAGTGCtattttaaatgtatatatatatgtccaaaTTAACTGCTTGGGACAAGATATTATACTTCTTAATTTTGGTTAGCTTTTTGTGTTTCTTTGCTTGGCTTTTTCTTGTTAATTAGTATAGAACTATAGAAGTCGTAATAGTTTGGTTTTCATCACTTTGATTGTATAATACTCCATATTCATTTAGATTTGGACATATATTAATATTCGTACCCTACACCAATAATTCTTCATAAATCTATTCCTAATTCCTTGTAGGTGGATACGTTTTTATGATAAGTTCTCAAGTCTATCTTTCGTGCTTCAAAAAAATAATCTAGATTTTGAAACATTTGAAGCTAAAGTGGGTTAAAACCAAAGGGTCAATCGGATTTACTGACTTTTAGTTTTTAACAGCATCCTCTATTCTTAAAGCATCCATGATGCTTCAACTTTATTAAACTACTAGCACTGCAAcatcttataatttttttcaaaaataccaGTGTACTAAActttacaattatatttaactAAAGAGAAATGATATTGGTACCAAAATTTTTATGGATGTACCACACTGTACAAGTTATATAGTTGACTATACAAGGCAGTAATGCTCAATTGTGGTACAATCATCAAATaaagtggtacaaatatcactccCCTTAACTAAAACACATTGTACCTTTTTTCTACTTTACAATTCAAATTATTTACACAGCAAATCTAACAATTACCCTCAATATAACAAGGAAAATGGTACATAGTTATCAAATCCCCaattttagaaatagttacatataaaattactaaattatccttaataaacaccTGCTATGGTAAGagcttttataaaatatcaaatttgcccttaacgaaataattttcattctaaacctttattctaataattaacactttaagcccttattttttaaaaatttccactatcataattatattaacctacaccacttgactgCCTTCCCTACCACCGCTACCACATTAAACGGGTATCATGTTTGTGGTATTATAGTAAGATACAAAAACGTCAAAATGTGAGAAGCGGTGGCCCAAAGGCAAAGACCCAAATCAAATGAAATTATGTCTTAATGGGATAGCCTTGGATTTGAGGCCCAACGGGCCAAGAAAAACTTCAGTTTATCATGTCAGATTGTCAGTATGTCACCCTTTAGGCCTTTATTACCAAGGAATTTCTCTCACTCTTGACAGAATTATTAATTACTTGGAGATATATACAGAACACTATTTTTATCTAATACTAACACTTGCACAAAATTCATAATCAATGATAGTGCGTTAATCCAACCAAGTCTACCATAAAGAATCAAGTAGCTTATATCAATATGTACTCCACAACTTTCTAGTCTGCGTTGAATATTTAGATCCTAAATTGTAATCGTTTTGGTCTTTGTATAAGTCACGTcacaatttttaaataatttgacAACACTCAATTAAGTTACAAACAAAACACAGCCTAACTATATTTTTCTTGAGTcttattaatgatattttatcaGGTCCATTCTATCACATTTCAATTGGCTTTTCAGCTCAAAGCATGCTTCTCGTTAAGTAATATGCTAGTCACATGCTCGTGCGATGCGgcgtggtgatggtggcggagGCAGTGACGAGTGGTGGTGATCGCAGCGACGGTGCGATAGTGGTgcatgtggttattaatgtaaataattgatgtaaaaaggatCTACTGTAGTTATTCTTAGGGTTGAGCTAAAGATGTATATTGTATACAATTTCAATAAAGGTATTATGATTATATTAGGTGGAGTTATTTAAATTAGTGTATAAAGGAGAAGGTTAGTTTGggtaaatcaaaaaaaaaattattaaataaaaaggatcaaattcttataaaatagtattagaactatagaaatatagatttagatttagatattgcaaaagataaataatatcTTTTTCATTGAGATTTAATAGAAAATCTTGAACAAATAATAGTTTCTCCATATTTTTGTGTAGAGTAAATATGTTGTATTAACTAGTGTGAGGGGTCAATTGGTTTTTTAGGCTTTTATTTTCGAAATAGAGGAAAATAAAAGGCTTCTTTATGAAATCTACCAGCtttacaacattatcaatataatatgAATTATTAAATACGAAACGAAAGCTCACACAATGCAACAGGAATGGTGGTATTGATGGTGGTACCAATGTGGTAATTGAAGTGATGGGTGGTGATAGTGGTGTGGTTATTGATATAAAGGTCATTAATACAAAAACAAaggtatttttagtttttaaagttttaaaagttaaaaaaaaggtatttgGTTTATTaagatgtatagatatataaaataaagtatctagtattatgagaaaaaaaaaaaataaatataattataaaaaataataaatttaaatctgTTAGATTTATACCGTGTAATATGAAAATACAAATTggtaaattttaattaaaggatattactaaaatataaaaaaaaaaaatgcaattttgaaatatttaaatgcatattgtttttttttttatatcttttatcaaatatactaaaattaaaatgtttgttttgcaaacttaaaaatcctgttaaaactataaaatagtgatatataaatttcattaaaaatttttatttgtatcttCTAAATTTATTACTGCATTTATCATATTTTATGATTAGAAAAACAGTATTTTTAAGTTAGTTATTTTAAAGAATTTAATAGATAGATAGTTTATCCAAATACTAACGTGGCCACGTATATATGTTGCCaagataatattaaattaagcaaattatattagtattttattgtatgtaaaaccAAACTCATTTGCTGAGGGCTAACTTGAAACTATTTTTGTGTCGACTTATCTTATGCCAGccaatttatttaaatatttcgagaattcaaaatcattttcaaaagaaaaatacattttattatCTTCACTTGCTAAGAATTTTGGCTCTCTCGTGGGAATGATTTTGTCATAACTTGCTAAgaaaatttatgttgatgataagTGTATTATCAAGGAGACTAATGGAAATTATcagttcaaattttcaatactATGCTCTTAGTTACCCGAGACTCACACAAACTACTTTAATAATCAAATTAGCTAGAATTTGTTAACCTAAGAAGCAAAGCATCAATTAATCGTAGCTACTTTTAATCTCATTCTTGTTTTGATATTTATCTTAATGTGTAGGGCATGTCAACAAACCGAGTCAACTAAGCTTAAACTCGACTCAAAAAACTTTAACTAGGCACGGGTTCTGGTTTATAGTTCGACAATTTTCATAATACAAACTCGAACTAGCTAGAATAAAGGTTCGTAAGGATAAATGTTCAAATTTGGCTcgaaaatacatataaaagtcACTTCAAGCTCTTAAAAAATAAGACATTACAAACCAAATTTTCATTTAGATATTAGAAATGGGTTGTAATTTGTGTGTCAGTATCCAATTGCCGGGTAATCTATTGAAGTCTCCATCGTAATCAATATCCAAATGGTTTTTCCACAAAGCAGAATAATAAAACCTTATGGCTCCCAACGGCTTTTTAGTTAAAACCAAAGAAGTGGTCAACAACATTTGCACCGCCTTCCTCAGTGACCTTATCACTTTTGGTCATTCTTCGGTTAAATGACGAGTTAGATAATTGCTTCGTCACTTGGTTTCTAtgcatattttatattatacatttatacgtTTGTGCATGTGAACATATTGACAGAAATGTATCATAACAATTTAACAAACAGACTAGTGTAATGATAAAAGAGTTTGACGCCAATACCACCTAGCTTCAATAGTAAgtagtaacaaaaaaaaaccacaaatgTGAAACGggggaaggaaaaaaaaaaagtcatcttTACATGATCAACAGCATTATAACCGTTGGGTTTACACGTGTCATCCAAATCACCCACTAATCTTCCTTTGGATTCTATCTCTATCATCATACACACCCACACTCTCTTCTTCCAAGTCTCAACTACGAGTATTATTCTTTTCCTTTCCATGCaaagtctctctctctctctacaaACTTTTTCTGTCATCTCGTGATTGATTCCCACACATTCTTGATGGCTGTTGTTTTTCAGATCTaaaaaaacccacaaaaatCATGCCTCAATTATTATTGTCCCTCAAATTCACCATATTACACAATGTTCTGTTTTTTCCCCTGTTTTTTACACTGTTTTTCCTCTGTTTTTCCGGCAATGCAAACACTACATTTGACTTCCAAACATTGACACTCACCAGTTTAAAGTTTTTAGGAGATGCCCATATGTTCAACAACAGTGTCAGACTCACCCGAGATCTCCCCGTCCCTAATTCCGGCGCCGGCAGGGTTTTATACAATAAGCCCATAAGATTCCGGCGACCCGGTAACCCAAATCCAGCCAgtttcaaaaccaatttttcCTTCAAGATTCAGAATCTAAACCCGGATTCTATTGGTGGTGGGTTGGCTTTTGTTATATCACCGGATGATGAAGCGGTTGGTGACGCCGGTGGGTTTCTTGGAATTCCGGCAGGTGCTGTTTCTGTTGAGTTTGATACTTTAATGGATTTTGAGTTTAAAGATATTAATGGGAATCATGTGGGTTTGGATCTTGATTCAATGGTTTCGGGTCAAGTTGCCGACTTGGACCGGGTTGATGTTGATTTGAGGAGCGGTGAGTTAGTCAACTCCTGGGTCGAGTTTTCCGGGTCAACTCAGCAACTCAATGTATCTATTTCATATTCTAATATAAAACCCAAATCACCAGTTTTATCAATAACTATAAACTTCAATGAATATGCTAAAGAGTTTATGTATGTTGGGTTTTCGGGGTCAACTCAGGGGAGTACAGAGGTCCACTCAGTCGAATGGTGGGCTTTTACTTCATCTTTTGATGACCCGGATACAACACCGATCGGGTCAGGCTCGCCGCCGCCGCCGTCACCACCCGCCGCTTTCATGAACCCGGCGGCAAACGCCGTTAGCTCGCCGCCGCCATCAATGTCGCCGTCAAATTCAAATAATTTAACCGCCCACACCTCACAAAAACAGAGTAAATGTCATAATGAGTTGTGTAAGAAAAATGCCGGCGCCGTCGCCGGCGTAGTGACCGCCGGCGCATTCTTTTTAGCATTATGTGCAGTTTTGCTAATATGGGTTTATtccaaaaagtttaaaaaaccaaaaaggcAGGAGCTTTTAGTCAGTGGAATCTTTAAAAGCCCGAAAGAATTTACATACAAAGAGCTTAAATTAGCGACTAGATGTTTTGACCCGACCCGGGTAATTGGGCATGGAGCATTTGGGACTGTATATAGAGGGGTGTTAGATACAGGGGATGTGGTGGCTATAAAGAGGTGTAGTCATAGTGGTGATGAAGGAAAAGCCGAGTTTTTATCCGAATTATCGATCATTGGCACCCTTAGACATCGAAATCTATTGAGATTACAAGGTTGGTGTCATGAAAAAGGTGAAATTATGCTTGTTTATGAGTTAATGCCAAATGGGTCACTTGATAAAGCACTTTTTGAAGCAAGATTAACATTGTTATGGGCTCATAGAAAGAAAATATTAATGGGTGTCGCTTCAGCTTTAGCTTATTTGCATCATGAATGTGAGAATCAAGTAATTCATAGAGATGTTAAAGCTAGTAACATTATGTTGGATGAAGGATTTAATGCTAAATTGGGGGATTTTGGATTGGCCCGAGAAATCGATAAAAACAAGTCTCCTGACCCTACGGTTGCAGCCGGGACAATGGGTTACTTGGCGCCCGAGTATTTGCTAACGGGTCGGGCTAGTGAGAAAACGGATGTTTATAGCTTTGGTGCAGTTGTGTTAGAGGTGGCTAGTGGTAGGAGGCCAATTGAGAGGGAGACAACTGGGGTTAGGGCAAATGGGCATAGGAGTAGCTTGGTGGATTGGGCTTGGAGTTTGCATAGAGACGGGCGGTTGCTAGAGGCGGCTGACCCGCGGTTGGGTGGGGAGTTTGAGGATGGGGAAATGATGAAAGTGTTGTTGGTTGGGTTGATATGTTCGCACCCGGATGCAAATGTCCGGCCCACAATGCGAAATGTGGTTCAGATGCTTGTGGGTGAGGCTGAAGTGCCTGTGGTTCCAAGGACTAAACCCTCATTGAGTTTTAGCACTTCAGACTTGCTATTGAACTTGCAAGATAGTGTGTCTGAATTGAATGAGATGATCACACTCTCAAGTTCCTCATCAGAAAGCTTGAATGGTGATATGTTGAGCCTAGTATGACCCGGCCCAAACCGAACCAGATGATCCTGTGTTATCCGGGTCTTACAAATTTTGTTTAGTTCTAACGTGTATTTACTTGATTTATTGATTTATGATGATGTGTAATTGTAACACACAATAATGAGAAGTTGGTAACAACCTGCATAGATGTATAGGGGCCAGTAGGTCATTTGTGGAAACTATTAGGGTCTCATCATAACTTCTTGCACTTCCAATTCTTGCATTGTTTGATCGTTGTGATGGTCACTTTCATTGAAAAATATGAGGAAAGATGCTTTGCGAATGAAGGAAGCCAAAAGGTCAAAAAAGCAATAACTATATTTGAGGGTTTGAGTAGATGTTTGGTAAAGTATAGTGTCATGGGTACAGGATTTTTAACGAGAAAATAGCGAGAATACCCTAATGAGAAAATAGCGAGAATAcaaaaaaatcactttaaatatacgaaaatatctaaaaaaaatttagttttcataaaATACCCATTAAATCGAAAAATCGCAAATGAGATTTGCGATTTAGACCTTAAATCGCAAATCAGATTTGCGATCTGCGATTTTGAGATGTTTTAAATTCATGCTTGATATAAACAGATCGATATCCAGCTCTATTACATCACTTAATGTTAGTACTTTTCTTCAAGTGGCAAAGGCAACATCAATGCTTTGCTTTAATGAGAAaggaattttatttttatccagTTCCATTGTCCACTGTAGCAATGTCAAAATGTCACTTGTCTCCAATACAAACCCATGAAACAAACCATAATTTGATGATTTGATCGATATTAATTTCGGATATGACAAAGTGGCAACTAGCCAAGTTCCCGTTCTTCATTAACCGTCTCACTAGCAAAATATACAGGATGCAGACATATTCACCAAAGTTCTACAACCATCCCTATGGACCCTATTTTCCTAATTTTTCGCTGTAGTTTCAATGCACGGGCGTATTGAtatttactactactactactattattgatatatttaatacgagtaattttgGTATAATAATTTTCTTGTTATAATTGAATTACTTGGTTATAGAGTTTAATAATATCGATTTGTTTTATATCAAGCATGaatttaaaaaaactcaaaatcgcAAATCGCAAATCTGATTTGCGATTTATGGTTTGAATCGCAAATCTGATTTGCGATTTACGATTTACGATTTAATGGGTATTTTATGAATACTCAaaaaaagttgggtattttcatatatttaaaatgatttttgggTATTCACgctattttctcatttttaattcataattagCCCTTTGTCTTATTCTTTTTCACCCATAACAACTTTGTTTTACGTTTTTTTGAAGTGAACGTGCCATGGACCGAACTAATTCGTCTTAGAACCATGGCCAACCTATACTATGGGGAGACAGTTGAGTCATGGTTTCATAGTACATAGGAGCCAACTTGAACATAACTTGGCTTGTTAATTAGTCAATATGCCTTTTGAACCGTGTGTGCGATTTTGGGCTGACTTGAAATTGAGTCATGAGAACGAACAGGTCTGGCTCCCGGCTAGACCGGTTAACGTGAAGGTACTCTTGAagcaaaattttctttttaaaggaataaatatttgttaaaatgatgagattgagaattacaaaaaataaaacgaaGTGCATTAAGCCTTAAGATGAACAGAAATACAAATAAGCATATTATTATGATCGATTATAAAGTAAATTGAAATGGTTACCGTCAAAACCATTGGCTgtatgttagaaaaaaaaacccattgGCTGTATGTACTTTTGACAAATATAGAaccatacataaaataaaaatcaaaagatgaatctTCTTATCCACTTGAGAAATATAAACTTTGACATGAAAAAAAGAATATCATCAAATAACATGTTGATACTCTAAGAATTAAAAGGTATCCTTTTGTAACAAAATTTCCATACATGTGTCAAGTTTTTGTGTTATTAGGTGTAGTT includes the following:
- the LOC122583789 gene encoding L-type lectin-domain containing receptor kinase VIII.1-like, with translation MPQLLLSLKFTILHNVLFFPLFFTLFFLCFSGNANTTFDFQTLTLTSLKFLGDAHMFNNSVRLTRDLPVPNSGAGRVLYNKPIRFRRPGNPNPASFKTNFSFKIQNLNPDSIGGGLAFVISPDDEAVGDAGGFLGIPAGAVSVEFDTLMDFEFKDINGNHVGLDLDSMVSGQVADLDRVDVDLRSGELVNSWVEFSGSTQQLNVSISYSNIKPKSPVLSITINFNEYAKEFMYVGFSGSTQGSTEVHSVEWWAFTSSFDDPDTTPIGSGSPPPPSPPAAFMNPAANAVSSPPPSMSPSNSNNLTAHTSQKQSKCHNELCKKNAGAVAGVVTAGAFFLALCAVLLIWVYSKKFKKPKRQELLVSGIFKSPKEFTYKELKLATRCFDPTRVIGHGAFGTVYRGVLDTGDVVAIKRCSHSGDEGKAEFLSELSIIGTLRHRNLLRLQGWCHEKGEIMLVYELMPNGSLDKALFEARLTLLWAHRKKILMGVASALAYLHHECENQVIHRDVKASNIMLDEGFNAKLGDFGLAREIDKNKSPDPTVAAGTMGYLAPEYLLTGRASEKTDVYSFGAVVLEVASGRRPIERETTGVRANGHRSSLVDWAWSLHRDGRLLEAADPRLGGEFEDGEMMKVLLVGLICSHPDANVRPTMRNVVQMLVGEAEVPVVPRTKPSLSFSTSDLLLNLQDSVSELNEMITLSSSSSESLNGDMLSLV